One Candidatus Korarchaeum sp. genomic region harbors:
- a CDS encoding TATA-box-binding protein — translation MPLESDEREGSSETLLEDRRVQEILKRIREPEITIQNVVSSADIRQRLDLHEISRRIKKSRYDPDKFPGLVLKLDEPKAALLLFSSGKFVCTGTKSVEESAQAINTAIDVLQKHGIEVKGRPLIKAENIVASAKLHVKVDIERLALELENTLYEPEQFPGLIFRMRDPDVVFLIFASGSLVCTGAKKESDVKRAVYKLREILARRGYLVIE, via the coding sequence ATGCCCCTCGAGAGCGATGAGAGGGAGGGCTCCTCTGAGACTTTGTTAGAGGATAGGAGGGTTCAGGAGATACTTAAGAGGATCAGGGAACCCGAGATCACTATACAGAATGTTGTTTCCTCTGCCGATATCAGGCAGAGGTTGGATCTTCATGAGATATCCAGAAGGATAAAGAAGTCTAGATACGATCCTGATAAATTCCCAGGCCTAGTTCTGAAGTTAGATGAACCCAAAGCAGCCTTATTATTGTTTAGCAGTGGAAAATTCGTTTGTACAGGAACGAAGTCTGTTGAGGAGTCAGCTCAAGCCATCAACACCGCTATAGATGTCCTGCAGAAGCATGGTATAGAGGTTAAAGGGAGGCCCTTAATAAAAGCTGAGAATATAGTCGCGTCCGCCAAGCTTCACGTAAAAGTAGACATAGAGAGATTGGCTTTAGAGCTTGAAAATACACTCTATGAACCTGAGCAGTTCCCCGGCCTCATATTCAGGATGAGGGATCCTGATGTGGTCTTCCTGATATTCGCATCAGGGAGTCTTGTTTGTACTGGAGCGAAGAAGGAATCCGATGTCAAGAGGGCAGTCTACAAGCTCAGGGAGATATTAGCTAGGAGGGGTTATCTAGTGATCGAGTGA